Below is a genomic region from Candidatus Methylomirabilota bacterium.
CACGCATGCCCGGCCGTCCATTCCTCCAGATCCCGGGTCCGACCCTCGTGCCCGAGCGCATCGTCCGCGCGATGTCGCAGTCCATCATCGACCATCGTGGCCCGCAGTTCGCCGCGCTGGTGGCGGAGATTCTCGAAGGGCTCCAGACCGTCTTCCAGGCTCCGCACGGCCACGTCCTCGTCTATCCCGGCTCGGGCACCGGGGGCTGGGAAGCGACCATCGTCAACACGCTCTCGCCGGGAGACCGCGTCCTCGGCTGCGTGAACGGGCACTTCTCGAACCACTTCTGCCGGACGGCGGCCGCGCACGGGATCGAGGTCGACCGGCTGGAGCTCCCCTACGGGGCCGGAGTCCCGGCCGGCCAGGTGGCGGAGCGCCTGCGGGCCGATGCGACGCACCAGCTCAAGGCCGTGCTGGTCGTCCACAACGAGACCTCGACCGGGGTGACGACCCCCGTCGCGCCCATCCGCCGAGCGCTCGAGGACGCCCGACATCCGGCGCTCCTGCTGGTCGACGTGGTCTCGTCGCTCGCCTCGATCGACTTCCGCTTCGACGAGTGGGGCGTCGACGTCGCGCTGACGGGACCGCAGAAGGGGCTCATGCTCCCACCCGGGCTCACCATCCTGGCGGCCAGCGACAAGGCCCTGCGCGCGGGGCAGGCGGCCAAGTGCCCGCGCGCCTACTGGGACTGGCGCCCGGTGCTGGAGCGCAACCGGCGGGGCGAGTTTCCCTACACGCCGGCCACCTCCCTGCTCTTCGGGCTCCGGGAGTCGATCGCGATGCTACGGGACGAAGGACTGCCGCGGGTCTTCCGCCGGCACGCCCGACTGGCCGAGGCCTGCCGGCGCGCGGTGCGGGCCATGGGACTCGAGTTGCTCTGTCGCGATCCGGCGGAGTACTCGAACACGCTGACCGCCGTGGTCATGCCGGCGGGGACCGACTCTGATGCCTACATCGCCCACGCCAACCGCGAGCTCGACCTCTCCCTCGGCGTCGGGCTCGGCGAGGTGAAGGGGAAGGTCTTCCGTATCGGCCACCTCGGGAGCCTCAACGAGCTCGAGCTGCTGGGCGGCCTGGCCGGAGTCGAGCTGACCCTCCGGAGCTTCGGGCTGCCGGTCGCGCTGGGGGCCGGGCTGGCGGCGGCCGAGACGTACCTGCTGGAGACCGCCGAGCAGCGCTGACCGCACCGCGCGGCCCCGGCCGCCGGATCGGAGACACGACATGAACGCGCGCACCGCCAAGCTCATCTCACGGTACGCTTCCCGCATCAGCGCCAAGCCCCGGGCGCTCAAGCGCGAGTGGAACGAGCTCTCGCGCAAGGAAAAGGCCCGCCGCCGCCCCCGGATGAAGGCGGCACTCGGCTAACGCCACCAGAAGGGAGACACCTCACATGAAGGGCCGTGTCGCCGTCGTCACCCAGTACAACGCCGACTTCGAGATCCGCGAGTACCCGGTCCCCGAGCTCGAGCCGGACGCGGCGCTGGTCCGCATCACGCGGGGCGGCATCTGCGGGTCGGATCTCCACATCTGGCGGGGCGAGCTTCAGGACGCGATCGGGGCACCCGACCGCGGCCAGACCTTCGGCCACGAGATGTGCGGCGTCATCGAGCGCCTGGGAAAGAACGTGAAGACGGATTCCACCGGGCAGCCCCTGGCCGAGGGGGACCGCGTCACCTACTGCTATTTCTATCCGTGCGGCCGGTGCCCGGCCTGTCTGGACGGGGTGCGGGCGGCGTGCCCGTTCAAGCGCCGGGGCACCCGCTACGCCGACGACCCGCCGCACTTCATCGGCGCCTACAGCGACTACTACTACCTCCGTCCCGGGCACTTCGTGTACAAGCTCCCGGCCAGCATCTCGGACGACGTCGCCACCCCGGTCAACTGCGCGCTGGCTCAGGTGCTGTACGGGCTCGACAGGGTGCGGGTCCGCATCGGCGACACCGTGGTCATGCAGGGAGCGGGAGGACTCGGCCTCAACGCCTGCGCCGTCGCCAAGGAGATGGGAGCCGCCCAGGTCATCGTCATCGATCAGATCCCCGAGCGCCTCGAGCTGGCGCGGCGGTTCGGCGCCGACCACACCCTGAACCTCCAGGAGCTGCCGAAGCCCGAGGAGCGGGTGGCGGCCGTCAGGGAGCTCACCCGCGGATGGGGCGCCGACATCGTCTGCGACTTCGTCGGCTTCCCCAAGGTCATCCCGGAAGGGCTCCAGATGCTGAAGAGCGGCGGCACCTACCTCGAGATCGGGACGATCAGCCCGCCGCTCAGCGTCGAGCTCCACCCCGCCCACCTCGTCTGGGGGTCGAAGACGATCGTGGGAATGATCCAGTACGAGCCGTCGGCGATCCAGCGCGCCCTGCTCTTCCTGGAGACGAACCTGCGGAAGTACCCGTTCGCCGAGGTCATCTCGCATCTCTATCCGCTGGAGCGGATCACCGAGGCGTTCCGCGAGTCGGAGTGGCTGGGGCGGCAGCGCGACCCCCACAAGATCAGCCGCGCGGCGATCGCCCCATGGGGGAAGTAGACGGAGACGTCACGCTTCGGCCGGCCACCGCCGCCGACGTCCCGGCGGTCCTCGAGCTGATCCGCGGGATCGCCGAGTACGAGCGCCTGAGCCACGAGGTCGAGGCCACCGAGGCGCTCCTCCGGACCCACGGCTTCGGCCGGCGGCCGATTTTCGAGGCGGTCCTCGCCGAGCGTGACGGCCGGGCCGTGGGATTCGCCCTCTACTTTTTCACCTTCTCGACGTTCAAGGCGCGCCCGA
It encodes:
- a CDS encoding aminotransferase class V-fold PLP-dependent enzyme, translating into MPGRPFLQIPGPTLVPERIVRAMSQSIIDHRGPQFAALVAEILEGLQTVFQAPHGHVLVYPGSGTGGWEATIVNTLSPGDRVLGCVNGHFSNHFCRTAAAHGIEVDRLELPYGAGVPAGQVAERLRADATHQLKAVLVVHNETSTGVTTPVAPIRRALEDARHPALLLVDVVSSLASIDFRFDEWGVDVALTGPQKGLMLPPGLTILAASDKALRAGQAAKCPRAYWDWRPVLERNRRGEFPYTPATSLLFGLRESIAMLRDEGLPRVFRRHARLAEACRRAVRAMGLELLCRDPAEYSNTLTAVVMPAGTDSDAYIAHANRELDLSLGVGLGEVKGKVFRIGHLGSLNELELLGGLAGVELTLRSFGLPVALGAGLAAAETYLLETAEQR
- a CDS encoding zinc-binding dehydrogenase; this translates as MKGRVAVVTQYNADFEIREYPVPELEPDAALVRITRGGICGSDLHIWRGELQDAIGAPDRGQTFGHEMCGVIERLGKNVKTDSTGQPLAEGDRVTYCYFYPCGRCPACLDGVRAACPFKRRGTRYADDPPHFIGAYSDYYYLRPGHFVYKLPASISDDVATPVNCALAQVLYGLDRVRVRIGDTVVMQGAGGLGLNACAVAKEMGAAQVIVIDQIPERLELARRFGADHTLNLQELPKPEERVAAVRELTRGWGADIVCDFVGFPKVIPEGLQMLKSGGTYLEIGTISPPLSVELHPAHLVWGSKTIVGMIQYEPSAIQRALLFLETNLRKYPFAEVISHLYPLERITEAFRESEWLGRQRDPHKISRAAIAPWGK
- a CDS encoding GNAT family N-acetyltransferase, whose product is MGEVDGDVTLRPATAADVPAVLELIRGIAEYERLSHEVEATEALLRTHGFGRRPIFEAVLAERDGRAVGFALYFFTFSTFKARPTLYLEDLFVRPEERGRGIGRRLLVHLARIAVERDCGRMEWSVLDWNTPARDFYFKLGAAAMDEWTVFRMTPEAFSRLAAEPP